A window of the Salarias fasciatus chromosome 7, fSalaFa1.1, whole genome shotgun sequence genome harbors these coding sequences:
- the LOC115392381 gene encoding DEP domain-containing protein 7-like: MSSIRERAAALHLEEKLSLRPHGVSPAPARPPHPASGWRSLLHRLRSSVTVKRRRLHLKSHSDCFLGNEAADVLQEHLRAETGASVSRDRVVCVCQVLLQCGVFEAVGNKVFGKEKKRDAFQDSRSALYRFVDGCSPAVEDLERGALENGIQNLFCGAAVDRWTAVLTFDLFHRFHTVPLHFNPTGWRTDPSGTPAGVRDSSLLFVPGSRSGCVPLVLTPSRRPLLCVPLSRSPRRRTRVRVPAERWPTRVSGSPFPVATATAPALSPSGAEEVWREQTLLRLLDLVELPLLDGLLHCVRNPPAPEPIHSGSQLDRQILRAFRDSQEDRWLRAALDCLDFLPDQLVVELSRELPHRFPGETPAGGQRSIPGPPGPPGGAPAPGPPPLDRWKLVLFRTLARHYGGAGRAALLPIGMKDVYSAVTQLLVEARLHPALEALQLCLKLLPSRRRVELHHLLAFMAVASDPDQVRLDQEVENRRVVQTCFSRAILDGKTLNQDQQDLLLVFMLSNVHDVFKIPGSLHKLVSVQLSGPEQRRKPLPLHQCRHMSDSLSPPGSTSCQQASTRTTTTTQELWSLLNNIHLDPHTSTRERKRLLRQFQQAHPQIFYEYFGDSARSVL, translated from the exons ATGTCTTCAATCAGAGAAAGAGCCGCCGCGCTGcacctggaggagaagctgagcCTCCGTCCTCACG gtgtgtctccagcccccgcccggcccccccaccccgcctccgGGTGGCGCTCTCTCCTCCATCGCCTCCGCTCCTCGGTGACGGTCAAACGGAGACGACTTCACCTCAAGTCTCACAGCGACTGTTTCCTCGGCAACGAAGCTGCAGACGTCCTGCAGGAGCATCTGAGAGCAGAGACGg gcgCCAGTGTGTCCCGGGacagggtggtgtgtgtgtgtcaggtcctgctgcagtgtggtgtgTTCGAGGCCGTGGGAAATAAAGTGTTTGGGAAGGAGAAGAAACGAGACGCGTTTCAGGACAGCAGGAGCGCCCTctacag GTTTGTGGACGGCTGCTCTCCGGCGGTGGAGGATCTGGAAAGGGGGGCGCTGGAGAACGGGATCCAGAACCTGTTCTGTGGGGCTGCTGTGGACAGGTGGACAGCcgttctgacctttgaccttttccACCGGTTTCACACGGTTCCACTCCACTTCAACCCAACGGGCTGGAGGACGGACCCCAGCGGAACCCCGGCGGGTGTCCGGGACTCGAGCCTCCTGTTTGTTCCAGGCAGCCGGAGCGGTTGTGTCCCGCTGGTTCTCACGCCGTCCAGACGTCCACTCCTCTGCGTCCCGCTCAGCCGGAGCCCCCGGCGGAGAACCCGAGTCCGAGTCCCGGCGGAGCGCTGGCCGACTCGCGTGAGTGGATCGCCGTTCCCCGTCGCCACGGCGAC CGCTCCGGCTCTCTCCCCCTCAGGGGCGGAGGAGGTGTGGCGGGAGCAGACGCTGCTCCGCCTGCTGGACTTGGTggagctccccctgctggacggcCTGCTGCACTGCGTCCGGAACCCGCCCGCCCCGGAACCCATCCACAGCGGAAGCCAGCTGGACCGCCAGATCCTCCGGGCCTTCAGGGACTCGCA GGAGGACCGGTGGCTGCGGGCGGCCCTGGACTGCCTGGACTTCCTCCCGGAccagctggtggtggagctgagCCGGGAGCTCCCTCACCGGTTCCCCGGAGAGACCCCGGCCGGGGGCCAGCGTTCGATTCCCGGCCCGCCCGGACCCCCCGGCGGCGCCCCGGCGCCCGGCCCGCCCCCCCTGGACCGCTGGAAGCTGGTCCTGTTCCGGACCCTGGCCCGGCACTACGGCGGCGCCGGGCGGGCGGCGCTGCTGCCGATCGGCATGAAGGACGTCTACAGCGCCGTCACCCAGCTGCTCG tgGAGGCCCGCCTCCACCCGGCCCTGGAGGCCCTCCAGCTGtgcctgaagctgctgccgtCCCGCCGCAGGGTGGAGCTGCACCACCTGCTGGCCTTCATGGCCGTGGCCTCCGACCCGGACCAGGTCCGGCTGGACCAGGAG gtggagaacAGACGGGTGGTGCAGACCTGCTTCTCCAGAGCCATTCTGGACGGGAAGaccctgaaccaggaccagcaggacctgctgctggtcttcaTGCTCAGCAACGTCCACGACGTCTTCAAG attCCAGGTTCTCTGCACAAACTGGTGAGTGTTCAGCTGTCGGGCCcggagcagcgg AGGAAGCCCCTCCCGCTCCACCAGTGTAGACACATGAgtgactctctctctcctccaggctcCACCTCCTGCCAGCAGGCCTCCACCcggaccaccaccaccacccaggAGCTGTGGAGCCTCCTGAACAACATCCACCTGGACCCGCACACCTCCACCCGCGAGAGGAAGCGCCTCCTCCGTCAGTTCCAGCAGGCCCACCCTCAGATCTTCTATGAATACTTCGGCGACTCTGCTCGCTCTGTGCTGTAG